A region from the Vibrio navarrensis genome encodes:
- a CDS encoding YchE family NAAT transporter: protein MSNFEIAIFLQFFLGLVAAVNPVGIMPVFVSLTGHMTPEEKHKTALTANIAVAVILVVSLLAGQMLLDMFSISLDSFRVAGGLLLLSIAFSMMSGKLGEDKQNKQEQSEYVSREQIGVVPLAMPLMAGPGAISSTIVYGARYPSMFDTVGIVITVAIFSFCSWLLFRSAPLIVRFLGQTGINVITRIMGLILGALGIEFIANGLRNLFPGLA from the coding sequence ATGTCAAACTTCGAAATCGCTATTTTTCTGCAATTTTTCCTAGGCTTAGTTGCTGCAGTCAATCCGGTGGGCATCATGCCTGTTTTTGTCTCTCTAACAGGGCACATGACGCCGGAAGAAAAACACAAAACGGCACTGACTGCGAACATCGCAGTGGCAGTGATCTTGGTGGTATCACTGCTTGCAGGTCAAATGCTGCTGGATATGTTTAGCATCTCTCTCGATTCGTTTCGTGTCGCGGGGGGATTGTTGCTGCTCAGTATTGCCTTCTCAATGATGAGCGGTAAACTCGGTGAAGATAAACAGAACAAGCAAGAACAATCCGAATACGTCAGCCGCGAGCAGATCGGTGTTGTACCACTTGCCATGCCTTTAATGGCGGGGCCTGGTGCAATAAGCTCAACGATTGTCTATGGCGCTCGTTACCCCAGTATGTTCGACACTGTGGGTATCGTCATCACTGTCGCCATATTCAGTTTTTGCTCTTGGCTGCTGTTCCGCTCTGCACCACTTATCGTGCGCTTCCTTGGTCAAACGGGCATTAACGTCATCACGCGGATTATGGGCCTGATCCTTGGCGCACTCGGCATTGAATTTATTGCCAATGGCTTGCGAAATCTTTTCCCCGGATTAGCCTGA
- the asd gene encoding aspartate-semialdehyde dehydrogenase — MRVGLVGWRGMVGSVLMQRMVEEKDFDLIEPVFFSTSQVGIPAPLFASNKVGEDAGVLHDAFDLEALKQLDAVITCQGGSYTEKVYPALRQAGWKGYWIDAASTLRMAPDSIITLDPVNLAQIQQGIHKGTNTFVGGNCTVSLMLMALGGLYEKGLVEWMSAMTYQAASGAGAQNMRELISQMGVINDAVSSELANPASSILDIDRKVAETMRSASFPTDNFGAPLAGALIPWIDVKRDNGQSKEEWKAGVEANKILGLQDSPIPIDGTCVRIGAMRCHSQALTIKLKQNIPLDEIEEMIATHNDWVKVIPNERDITAQELTPAKVTGTLSVPVGRLRKMSMGDDFLNAFTVGDQLLWGAAEPLRRTLRIILAEKQ; from the coding sequence ATGAGAGTTGGTTTAGTTGGTTGGCGCGGCATGGTTGGTTCAGTCCTTATGCAACGTATGGTTGAAGAAAAAGACTTTGACCTGATTGAACCGGTATTTTTTAGTACCTCTCAGGTTGGTATTCCAGCGCCCCTATTTGCAAGCAATAAGGTTGGTGAAGACGCAGGCGTATTGCATGATGCTTTTGACCTCGAAGCCTTAAAACAGTTGGATGCGGTGATTACCTGCCAAGGTGGTAGCTACACAGAGAAAGTGTATCCGGCACTGCGCCAAGCAGGCTGGAAAGGTTACTGGATTGATGCTGCTTCAACACTGCGCATGGCACCCGATTCTATCATTACCCTAGATCCAGTAAACTTAGCGCAAATTCAGCAAGGCATTCACAAGGGAACCAATACCTTTGTTGGTGGGAACTGTACCGTGTCATTGATGCTGATGGCGCTCGGTGGTCTTTACGAGAAAGGCCTAGTGGAATGGATGAGTGCGATGACCTATCAAGCGGCTTCTGGCGCAGGCGCACAAAACATGCGTGAGCTCATTTCACAAATGGGCGTGATTAACGATGCCGTCAGTTCAGAGCTTGCTAACCCGGCCAGTTCTATTTTAGATATTGATAGAAAAGTTGCCGAAACGATGCGCAGCGCATCTTTCCCAACCGACAACTTTGGCGCGCCGCTGGCGGGTGCGTTGATCCCATGGATCGATGTGAAACGCGACAATGGTCAAAGCAAAGAAGAGTGGAAAGCGGGCGTTGAAGCAAACAAAATTTTGGGCTTGCAAGACTCGCCAATCCCTATCGATGGTACGTGTGTGCGTATCGGCGCAATGCGTTGTCACTCTCAAGCTCTGACCATCAAGCTTAAGCAGAATATCCCGTTGGATGAGATTGAAGAGATGATCGCAACGCACAACGATTGGGTTAAAGTCATTCCAAACGAGCGCGATATTACCGCTCAAGAACTGACACCTGCGAAAGTCACTGGCACCTTATCTGTGCCGGTCGGTCGTCTGCGTAAGATGTCAATGGGCGACGATTTCCTCAACGCGTTTACTGTTGGTGACCAACTGCTTTGGGGCGCTGCGGAACCTCTACGCCGCACCTTGCGTATTATTTTGGCAGAAAAACAGTAA
- the nhaC gene encoding Na+/H+ antiporter NhaC yields MPLTLRHSSEEYMKQENTRLPNLLQVIISLGLFLLLAFSFTAKLDLPIQLALYIGWFIIMVLGIRLGHSYKTLETAALNGISNGLGAVLILLAVGALVGTWISGGIVPTIIYYGLQAIHPSIFLLATMIICSLTALATGTSWGAAGTAGIAMMGIGQGLGVPAPITAGAVLSGCYFGDKMSPLSDSVILASSMSNVEVMEHIKGMLPIALISYVITGVMFTAFGFHYAGNVDMSQVDSVIKAMEQQFYITPYSFVPVIIVLALLAMRMPSFPVISFGSLLGIIWAVMIQDVDFLTAFNTAWAPFAISSGVDFIDSILNRGGMSSMLGSVAVIVFGLGFGGLLDKVGVLETIAKLFERRVQNPGSLATSTIGTAFMGNVFGSAMYVSLILTPKICAKNYDRLGYQRKNLSRNAEFGGTLTSGMVPWSDNGIYMASILGVATLSYAPFMWLSFVCIAVTIFTSYMGWFVDKCEPTVQIDDVDESTLAKTQTV; encoded by the coding sequence ATCCCTCTAACGCTCCGACATTCTTCAGAGGAATATATGAAGCAGGAAAACACTCGCTTACCGAACCTACTACAAGTCATTATATCGCTCGGTTTGTTTCTACTCTTGGCGTTTTCGTTTACAGCGAAACTAGATCTCCCTATTCAATTAGCCCTGTACATCGGTTGGTTCATCATCATGGTGTTGGGCATTCGCTTAGGTCATTCGTACAAAACCTTGGAAACAGCGGCGTTAAACGGAATTTCTAATGGCTTGGGAGCGGTACTCATCCTCCTAGCGGTAGGCGCTCTGGTTGGCACTTGGATTTCCGGTGGTATTGTGCCCACCATTATCTACTATGGTCTGCAGGCAATTCACCCGTCGATTTTCCTTTTAGCCACTATGATCATCTGTTCACTCACCGCACTGGCAACAGGCACTTCTTGGGGCGCCGCAGGTACCGCAGGTATCGCGATGATGGGGATTGGCCAAGGCCTTGGCGTACCAGCGCCGATCACGGCTGGCGCAGTATTATCCGGCTGTTACTTTGGCGACAAAATGTCACCGTTGTCTGATTCGGTTATTCTGGCGTCGTCAATGTCCAACGTTGAAGTCATGGAACACATCAAAGGCATGCTGCCAATTGCACTGATAAGCTATGTGATTACTGGTGTGATGTTTACTGCGTTTGGCTTTCACTATGCTGGGAATGTCGACATGAGCCAAGTGGATTCGGTGATTAAGGCGATGGAACAGCAGTTCTACATCACCCCTTACTCATTTGTCCCTGTGATTATCGTTCTGGCGCTACTTGCGATGCGCATGCCATCTTTCCCAGTTATCAGCTTCGGTTCTCTGCTGGGCATTATCTGGGCGGTGATGATTCAGGATGTCGATTTCCTTACCGCGTTTAACACCGCTTGGGCACCGTTTGCTATTTCGTCTGGCGTTGATTTTATCGACTCGATCCTAAATCGTGGCGGCATGTCGTCCATGCTGGGCTCGGTAGCGGTGATTGTTTTCGGTCTTGGGTTTGGTGGCTTGCTGGATAAAGTCGGCGTGCTAGAAACCATCGCGAAACTGTTTGAACGTCGTGTGCAAAACCCGGGGTCGCTCGCGACCAGCACCATAGGTACGGCCTTTATGGGCAACGTATTTGGTTCAGCAATGTACGTATCATTGATTCTGACTCCGAAGATCTGCGCCAAAAACTATGACCGTCTTGGCTACCAACGCAAGAATCTGTCACGCAACGCAGAATTTGGCGGCACGCTTACCTCGGGTATGGTGCCTTGGAGTGACAATGGTATCTATATGGCGAGTATTCTTGGTGTGGCGACACTCTCTTATGCGCCTTTTATGTGGCTCAGCTTCGTCTGTATCGCGGTGACCATTTTCACCTCTTACATGGGCTGGTTTGTCGACAAATGCGAGCCTACCGTGCAAATTGACGATGTGGACGAATCCACATTAGCAAAAACACAAACGGTTTAA